ATGCGTCAAATGGTTCACCGGTAATTTTCCCCCAGCCCGCTGTGAGCCATTGCCAACCGATGTAAACGCGTAGAAATGTCAAAACCGCTGCGGCCACTTTGTTGTTTCTCAAAAAATCCATAATCATGATGTTTTCCTCCTCAGGAATTCTTGTATTGGGTGAGAACAAGTGACACACAGCAGAAAAAGGATGATGATTGCTGGTTGTTAGTGATCACTCACTCTCTGATTTCTTATCTTGAGTATACAACGGTTAAAGCAGTGTTAACCGGCCTGACTGTGTCCATTTCGTTACCAATCTGTGTCTGATTTGTGACTTCACTTTGCCTCGTGAAAATAAGTGCACGATAAAGAAAACTTGGCTTCTCGCCAAGCTTACATGGCGAAAGCCTTCGTTGCGCTTATACTTCAATCCTTAAGCGAACGTAAACATTTCTATTAAGAACAAAAAAAGTTCCCCTCAGAATTACGGGGAACAGATTAATGTGAATCGAATTCATTATCTTACTTTTTAATATTGACCACGGTTAAGTGCATCCATCATAGCTGAGAAGATCTTGTTTCCTCGGATCGTTGCACCACTGAATCCATCGACGTCTTCCACGAAGTCACCAGGGGAATGCAATTCGTATACTGAATCAACCGGCTGACCTTCAAGGTACTCAAGTGCTTCTGTATACTGGACCATAAAATCATAATTTGCTGATCCTTCTTCTGCATCGAGGTAGTCCTCATCACTATAAGCGAGGTGTCGGAAATTCAACTCTGTGAATTCACCATTCTCGACTGAAAACTGAACGCCGACTTGCATTTCATTTCTGTCACCATAGTTACCCCGGTATGTGCCATCTGCCACATCACCAAGATCATGGGCTGTCACGTCCCCGTCAGGAGAATAAACCCCACGTACTGCGCCATCCATCATGGCAGAAAAGATTTTGTTACCGCGGATTGTCGCACCACTGAAACCATCGACATCTTCTACGAAGTCTCCCGGGTTATGCAGTTGGTGAATGGAATCGATTGATTGACCAACCATATAGTCCAGTGCTTCTTCATACTGTACTCTGAATTCATCGATTGCACTGCCTTCTTCAGCGTCCAAATAGTCTTCACCACTGTAATACAAATGTCTGAATGAGGCTTCTGTAATTTCATTGCCTTCAAGTGAGTACTGAACGCCTACTTGCATGTCGTTACGGTCACCGTAGAACCCACGATACGTGCCATCGTCCAGATCACCGAAATCAGGTGCGGATACGCCGTTGTCTGGTGAATA
This Salisediminibacterium beveridgei DNA region includes the following protein-coding sequences:
- a CDS encoding FMN-binding protein encodes the protein MKKKSLLTALVATGLVLTACGNNDNNEAVNENNGNNNDPVENNEPNENENDDNNENNENNETAAEPAEDGEYDNGSYRGVYEDRGLEQVGVQFSLEGDTITEASFRQLAYGGDDYLDAEEGSAIDDFRGQYEEALEYLIGQSVDAIDDLYEPGDFVEDVDGFSGATIRGNKIVSAMNDALNRGVYSPDNGVSAPDFGDLDDGTYRGFYGDRNDMQVGVQYSLEGNEITEASFRHLYYSGEDYLDAEEGSAIDEFRVQYEEALDYMVGQSIDSIHQLHNPGDFVEDVDGFSGATIRGNKIFSAMMDGAVRGVYSPDGDVTAHDLGDVADGTYRGNYGDRNEMQVGVQFSVENGEFTELNFRHLAYSDEDYLDAEEGSANYDFMVQYTEALEYLEGQPVDSVYELHSPGDFVEDVDGFSGATIRGNKIFSAMMDALNRGQY